The sequence ATCTGCCGCGGTGCGGCGTTCGCCGCTCGAACCTGCAAGGTCGGGCGCATTGGGCACAGCTCGGCTTGCGCTAGGCAAACGCGGCCCCGCCGATCAAGCATTCCGGGTATCAGGCGGGCTCGGCTGGCATGATCCGCTGACCCAGCTCTACTGGTTGCAGGTTGCACTTGATCGCGGAGAATATGACATCGCAGCCGAGCGCCTTGACGCGCTTATGCGAGACAACCCCGCCGAAGCACGGCGGCCCGAACTTTTTGCCGGGCTGTCTGCCACCGCAGCGGGGCAGCGCGCGCTTGCGTCGCGGTTGAAGGCTGCTCCAAGTTGGCGTGACGCCTACTTCCTACCCGCTGCAGAAACCCCGGTGAGTGAGCTGCGCGCGCGGGCGGCGGTCCTCCGGCAATTGGACGATAAGCCGGTTCTGGGTTGCAAGGCTGGGGCCCCCTTGGCCGACCGGATGGTCAGGTCAGGCGAGCCTGCTTTGGGCGCTTCGATATGGCGTGAACAATGTCCGGAAGCTGATGATGGCTTGCTGTTTGATCCCGGCCTCTCGCGCGCTGGGGTGCGGCGCCTTTCACCCTTCGCATGGGTGAAATATGGCGATGGAGTTTCGGACTCTCATAATGGCGGCGTTACACTCGATACTGCGGTCAGTTTCACGCGCCGCTTCGCCAGCCAGTTGATTGTGCTGGAACCGGGCAATTACACGCTCGCATGGAGCGCGGCAGATGAAAGCGGCGAACCAAGTGACCGGATAGTCGCGGCTTTCGGATGCACGGCTGACACACCCGTCCAGCTCACATCAGAGCGCCGCGCGGGTACCAAATACCAAGCAGAGATCAGCGTTACCGCTGCATGCTCTAGCCAATATCTGGCCTTGTCGCTGAGGCCGGGGAACGGGGCTGTGAAGCTTACAGAATTGACGCTGGCAGCTGGTTCTTAGCGCTCTTTGATGACTCGCTGTTTGATCAGTACCGCCGGGTTCCCGCGATAGACACCGTTCTTTTCCGTATCATGGAATGCCGCGCATCGCCCGCCAAGCACCGAACCGTCGGCGATTTTTACGCCCGGCCCGACGAAAGCTTCTGCCGCTATCCAGCAATTCTCGCCAATCACGATCGGCCGCAATATCAACTGGAAATCAGGATCGGAAATATCGTGTGTTCCAGCGCAAATATGCGCTCTTTGCGATACGACGCTGCGCGCACCAATCGTGATGTGCGCTTGATTATAGATCACCGCGCCCGGCCCGATCAGTGCTTTCTCGCCCAGCGTCACATTGGCCGGCAACCAGATTTGTGTGCTGCCATAAACCCGCGCACCCGGTGCGACTTTTGCGCCAAAGCAGCGCAGGATAAATGCTCTCCATCCGTGCAATGGGGGCGGAGTCCAGCGCGCTAGCAGCAGCCAAGTCAGGTTCCAGACCGCGCGAGCCATCCTGTTGCCAAGCGAAAAACTCGGACCGCCGTCCATTGGCTTGGCCTCGCTTGCATCAAGCAGACTCACGAAGCAGATTCCGCACCGCGCGCTTGAGCGATGCTATCCTGGTAAAACGTGATCCAGCGGCGTGCGATACTGACGCTGGAAAACTCGCCGCTGGCTAGCCCGTTGGCCGCATCTGACATTCTCACCCACTCCCTCTCATCCATGGTTAGCGCGCTTCGCAATGCGCTTTCAACCGATGCAGCCGTCATGCCGCAATCAATCGCCGCTTCGGCGTCGTAGCCCGATGGTAGGTTGCACGCCTGCGACATCAGTGTCGGCGTCCCTTTCGCCCAAGCCTCAAGCACGACCACAGGCAGACCTTCGCTCATTGACGGCAGCACAAGAAAGCGGGCTTTGCCAAAGAGCTGGTCCTTTTCTGCACCGAATGCCGGGCCTACAAAGCGGACGGTATCCGGCATGCTGGCCAGCTGGGACCTCAGAGCCTCAACATCCGCTGCATCGCCCCAGCCCGCGATGGTTAGGCGTGCGCCAGCTGTGTTGACGACCTCTGCTGCTGCCAGCCAGCCATCTACCAACGCCGCGATGTTCTTTTTCGGATGAATGCGCCCGAGATAGAGAAATTCGGGTGCTCGCATGGAGGACGCGGGCGGCGCTGGGACAGGTCCCGCATTGGGAATGATGGTGCTATCCGTTCGCCCACTCTCATCTGCGATGTCATGGGCTTCGCGGCTCGTAAGTGCGTGCAATGCAGTTGCCGCTCGCCAAGATGCGCGCTCGTAACCCGTCCGGGCAAGCGCTTTCTTCCATTTACCGCGCGCCGTGATCCATGGATCAAGCATGCCGTGGGGACTGATCAGATATGCGCCGCCTGTCCGCCTCGACCAGAGATACCCCGCACGGGAAGGATATTGCCAAATTCCGTGCAAGTGGAGGCAATCCAATTCAGCCTCGACCAAGCGGGTGAGCAAGCCAGGCGCAAATCCGATTTGCCGCGGCCCCGAAACGGGCGAGTGTGAAACTGGAATGGAGCCAAATCGCCCGGCATCTTCCGCCGAAAACTCGTCTTCGAGGGCAAAGATCATCGGCAGCCCGCCGCTTTCCTTGATGATTGCTGCCTGCGCTACAACGGCTTCGAACACACCGCCGCCCAGCCGCGATGCAGAAGCGGTGAGCAAACCAATGCGCTTTCCGGTTAGATCGTTAGTGACGATGTCAGAGCTCGTTTTCTGGCGACTGCACTGGGCGGCGGTGCGCGCGCGGAATGAGCGCTGCCGTAGATTGCGCTCTGCCAGCTGCCGTTCGCGCGTCCGATAGCCTTGGTTTCGGCGCAGGAACATCTCCCATCAGCCTAGCAACGAATTTCCACACAATGACCGGGGCCATCATGAATAGCCCCATTCTCAGCAATGTTATCGGATATCCGTCCCGGTAGAAGATGATGAGCATGGGAATGAAGCAGAGGAATGCTGCAGTCTGAAACGCCGTCTGTCGGCTGAGCATGAACCAGTTGTAGAGTGCGCCAAGCAAGCCGCCCCAAAGCGCGCACCAAAGTGCAACGCCCGCGAAGCCGAGCTGCGTCCACCCTTCACCTGGCAGCGACCGGGTCATCCCGATCGGGAAGCCGTAGTCATAGAGGTTGAACAAGCGGATCGGTTGGCCAATCGGCTTGTC comes from Altererythrobacter sp. ZODW24 and encodes:
- a CDS encoding putative colanic acid biosynthesis acetyltransferase, translated to MSLLDASEAKPMDGGPSFSLGNRMARAVWNLTWLLLARWTPPPLHGWRAFILRCFGAKVAPGARVYGSTQIWLPANVTLGEKALIGPGAVIYNQAHITIGARSVVSQRAHICAGTHDISDPDFQLILRPIVIGENCWIAAEAFVGPGVKIADGSVLGGRCAAFHDTEKNGVYRGNPAVLIKQRVIKER
- a CDS encoding glycosyltransferase → MLTASASRLGGGVFEAVVAQAAIIKESGGLPMIFALEDEFSAEDAGRFGSIPVSHSPVSGPRQIGFAPGLLTRLVEAELDCLHLHGIWQYPSRAGYLWSRRTGGAYLISPHGMLDPWITARGKWKKALARTGYERASWRAATALHALTSREAHDIADESGRTDSTIIPNAGPVPAPPASSMRAPEFLYLGRIHPKKNIAALVDGWLAAAEVVNTAGARLTIAGWGDAADVEALRSQLASMPDTVRFVGPAFGAEKDQLFGKARFLVLPSMSEGLPVVVLEAWAKGTPTLMSQACNLPSGYDAEAAIDCGMTAASVESALRSALTMDEREWVRMSDAANGLASGEFSSVSIARRWITFYQDSIAQARGAESAS